From a region of the Pseudomonas fulva 12-X genome:
- the edd gene encoding phosphogluconate dehydratase yields the protein MHPRILEVTDRLIARSRATRERYLAQMAAADSQGPHRGALQCANFAHGVAGCGSAEDKQRLRLMNEANVGIVTAYNDMLSAHQPYEHYPELIKQALRQVGSVGQVAGGVPAMCDGVTQGEPGMELSLASREVIAMSTAVALSHNMFDAAMLLGICDKIVPGLMIGALRFGHLPMIFVPGGPMPSGIPNKEKAEVRQLYAEGKATREQLLESEMKSYHSPGTCTFYGTANTNQVVMEIMGLHLPGSSFVNPYTPLRDALTAEAAHQVVRLTRQGGEYTPLCRIIDEKAIVNSVVALNATGGSTNHTLHIPAFARAAGIQLTWQDMADLSAVTPTLAKVYPNGQADVNHFHACGGVPFMVRTLLEAGLLHEDVYTVAGPGLSRYTQEPFLDGERLVWRQGPEQSLDRNILRSVPEAFSPEGGLRVLTGNLGNGVAKVSAVAPEHQVVEAPARVFETQVELAEAFKAGELERDFVAVVRFQGPKANGMPELHKLTPYLGILQDRGFKVALVTDGRMSGASGKVPAAIHVSPEAWDGGPLARVRDGDLIRVDGVTGHLQVLVDDIAWNARETAPRPQGTGVGCGRELFAFMRAAFSPAQEGASAFTAELDSLR from the coding sequence ATGCACCCCCGCATTCTCGAGGTAACCGACCGCCTGATCGCCCGCAGCCGCGCCACCCGCGAACGCTACCTGGCGCAGATGGCCGCCGCCGACAGCCAGGGCCCGCACCGCGGCGCACTGCAATGTGCCAACTTCGCCCACGGCGTGGCCGGTTGTGGTTCTGCCGAAGACAAGCAGCGCCTGCGCCTGATGAACGAGGCCAACGTCGGCATCGTCACCGCCTACAACGACATGCTGTCCGCCCACCAGCCTTACGAACACTATCCCGAGCTGATCAAGCAGGCCCTGCGCCAGGTCGGCTCTGTGGGCCAGGTGGCTGGCGGCGTGCCGGCGATGTGCGACGGCGTGACCCAGGGCGAGCCGGGCATGGAGCTGAGCCTGGCTAGCCGCGAAGTGATCGCCATGTCCACCGCCGTGGCGCTGTCGCACAACATGTTCGATGCGGCGATGCTGCTGGGCATCTGCGACAAGATCGTGCCGGGGCTGATGATCGGCGCCCTGCGTTTCGGCCATCTGCCGATGATCTTCGTGCCGGGCGGGCCGATGCCCTCGGGCATTCCCAACAAGGAAAAGGCCGAGGTTCGCCAGCTCTATGCCGAAGGCAAGGCGACTCGCGAGCAACTGCTCGAATCGGAGATGAAGTCCTACCACAGCCCCGGCACCTGCACCTTCTACGGCACCGCCAACACCAACCAGGTGGTGATGGAAATCATGGGCCTGCACCTGCCGGGTTCGTCCTTCGTCAACCCGTACACGCCGCTGCGCGATGCGCTGACCGCAGAGGCGGCCCACCAGGTGGTGCGTCTGACCCGCCAGGGCGGCGAGTACACACCGCTGTGCCGGATCATCGACGAGAAGGCCATCGTCAACTCGGTGGTGGCGCTCAACGCCACCGGTGGCTCGACCAACCATACGCTGCACATTCCGGCCTTCGCCCGTGCTGCCGGCATCCAGCTGACCTGGCAGGACATGGCCGACCTGTCCGCCGTCACCCCGACGCTGGCCAAGGTCTACCCCAATGGCCAGGCCGACGTGAACCACTTCCATGCCTGCGGCGGCGTGCCGTTCATGGTGCGCACGCTGCTCGAAGCCGGCCTGCTGCACGAAGACGTCTACACCGTCGCCGGGCCTGGCCTGTCGCGCTACACCCAGGAGCCCTTCCTCGATGGCGAGCGGCTGGTCTGGCGCCAGGGGCCGGAGCAGAGCCTGGATCGCAACATCCTGCGCAGCGTGCCGGAAGCCTTCTCACCCGAAGGCGGGCTGCGGGTACTGACCGGCAACCTCGGCAATGGCGTAGCCAAGGTGTCGGCCGTGGCGCCGGAGCATCAGGTGGTCGAAGCGCCGGCCCGGGTGTTCGAAACCCAGGTCGAGCTGGCCGAAGCCTTCAAGGCCGGTGAGCTTGAGCGCGATTTCGTCGCCGTGGTGCGCTTCCAGGGGCCGAAGGCCAACGGTATGCCCGAGCTGCACAAGCTCACGCCGTACCTGGGCATCCTCCAGGATCGCGGCTTCAAGGTGGCGCTGGTTACCGATGGACGGATGTCCGGCGCGTCGGGCAAGGTGCCGGCGGCCATTCATGTCAGCCCCGAAGCCTGGGACGGCGGCCCGCTGGCGCGGGTGCGCGACGGCGACCTGATTCGCGTCGACGGCGTGACCGGGCACCTGCAGGTGCTGGTCGATGACATCGCCTGGAACGCACGGGAAACCGCCCCGCGCCCGCAAGGCACCGGCGTCGGCTGTGGCCGCGAACTGTTCGCCTTCATGCGTGCCGCCTTCAGCCCCGCGCAAGAGGGCGCCAGCGCCTTCACCGCCGAACTGGATTCGCTGCGATGA
- a CDS encoding D-mannose isomerase, with protein sequence MIAPPLPADSWLVKPAHQAWLNAEGLRLLPFARASRVEDGFAALDERGALPPDAIAELIHTTRMTHCFALAHLQGIPGYGALVDHGVAALQGRLRDEVAGGWFADATRKSDKTAYLHAFVALAAGSAQAAARPGADLLLEEAIGILERHFWSEEEGALRESFSRDWSEEEAYRGANSNMHGVEAFLALADVTGDSVWLQRALRIAERLIHGHAAARGHAVVEHFDRQWQALPEYNADNRADPFRPYGSTPGHSFEWARLLLHLEAALLRAGLEAPGWLLDDARGLFDSACRDAWHADGSPGLVYTLDWHAQPVVRARLHWVQAEASAAAAALLRRTGESDYEQWYRCFWEFTGRHFIDLCQGSWHHELDTENRPAATIWPGKPDLYHAYQAVLLPRLPLAPSLATALSAV encoded by the coding sequence ATGATCGCACCCCCATTACCCGCCGACAGCTGGCTGGTGAAGCCTGCTCATCAGGCCTGGCTGAATGCCGAAGGCCTGCGCTTGCTGCCGTTCGCGCGCGCATCCAGGGTCGAAGATGGCTTCGCGGCCCTCGATGAAAGGGGCGCGCTGCCGCCCGATGCCATCGCCGAATTGATCCACACCACGCGCATGACCCATTGCTTCGCCCTGGCTCATCTGCAGGGCATTCCCGGCTATGGCGCACTGGTCGATCATGGCGTTGCTGCGCTGCAAGGCCGGCTGCGTGACGAGGTGGCCGGCGGCTGGTTCGCCGATGCCACCCGCAAGAGCGACAAGACAGCCTATCTGCATGCCTTCGTGGCGCTGGCGGCCGGTTCCGCCCAGGCGGCTGCGCGACCCGGTGCTGATCTGCTATTGGAGGAGGCGATCGGCATCCTCGAACGGCATTTCTGGAGCGAGGAAGAGGGCGCGCTACGCGAGAGCTTCAGTCGCGACTGGTCCGAGGAAGAAGCCTACCGCGGCGCCAACAGCAACATGCACGGCGTGGAAGCCTTTCTCGCCCTGGCCGATGTCACTGGCGACAGCGTCTGGCTGCAGCGTGCGCTGCGCATTGCCGAGCGGCTGATTCACGGGCATGCCGCCGCCCGCGGCCATGCGGTGGTCGAGCATTTCGACCGCCAGTGGCAGGCGTTGCCCGAGTACAACGCAGACAACCGTGCCGATCCGTTTCGCCCTTACGGCAGCACGCCCGGCCACAGCTTCGAGTGGGCGCGCCTGCTGCTGCACCTGGAAGCCGCCCTGCTGCGCGCGGGGCTGGAGGCGCCCGGTTGGCTGCTGGACGATGCCCGTGGCCTGTTCGATAGCGCCTGCCGCGACGCCTGGCACGCCGATGGCTCGCCAGGGCTGGTCTACACCCTGGACTGGCACGCCCAGCCGGTGGTGCGGGCGCGCCTGCACTGGGTGCAGGCCGAAGCCAGTGCAGCGGCCGCGGCGCTGCTGCGCCGCACCGGGGAGTCGGATTACGAGCAGTGGTACCGATGCTTCTGGGAATTCACCGGCCGGCATTTCATCGACCTGTGCCAGGGCAGCTGGCATCACGAGCTCGATACCGAGAACCGCCCGGCGGCGACTATCTGGCCCGGCAAACCCGACCTCTACCACGCCTACCAGGCCGTGCTGCTGCCGCGTCTGCCGCTGGCACCGAGCCTGGCCACGGCACTTTCTGCCGTGTAA
- a CDS encoding ATP-binding protein, translating into MRADWRRLLPIPRSLLGRMLLLTLLSVLVAQTLSSAIWLSQLRATQLEGLVTSARSLAHSMSASVRYFRSLPVAYRPMVLDQLRSMGGTRFVVSLNDRPLAMQLLPATPRKLAVTEAVSDVLHASLGKNADISVSFVSPDDLRIFNGGVKLDELPRSWAHYALTLEPVNPPVLVTQIQLAPGEWLYIASLLPEPYTSLEEPVLPTQQLWFILLSSGFLLLFIGILVRWQSRPLKRLARAARHLSLGADIQPVEEAGGREVVEVARAFNAMRERISRYLTERAQLFSAISHDLRTPITRLRLRVELLDDETLQTKFGRDLDELELLVKGALQCVKDTDIHENIESVDLNQLLHCLVEPYLAPTGNGRVTLHGEAGAAYLGKPLALRRCIGNLIDNALKYGHRAHLHVEDDDEAYVLHVDDEGPGVPEQRLEQVFEPHFRLAGQQQGYGLGLGIARNIAHSHGGEVSLQNLREGGLRVTLRLPRMPD; encoded by the coding sequence ATGCGCGCTGACTGGCGTCGGCTGCTGCCGATTCCACGCTCGCTGCTGGGCCGCATGCTGCTGCTGACGCTGCTCTCGGTGCTGGTGGCGCAGACGCTGTCCAGCGCCATCTGGCTGTCGCAACTGCGTGCCACTCAGCTCGAAGGCCTGGTGACCTCGGCGCGCAGCCTGGCCCATTCGATGTCGGCCAGTGTGCGCTACTTCCGCTCGCTGCCGGTGGCCTACCGGCCCATGGTGCTCGATCAGCTGCGCAGCATGGGCGGCACCCGTTTCGTGGTCAGCCTCAACGACCGGCCGCTGGCCATGCAGCTGCTGCCCGCCACGCCGCGCAAGCTGGCGGTGACCGAGGCGGTGAGCGATGTGCTGCATGCGTCCTTGGGCAAGAATGCGGACATCTCCGTGAGCTTCGTCAGCCCCGATGACCTGCGCATCTTCAACGGTGGTGTGAAGCTCGACGAGCTGCCGCGCTCCTGGGCCCATTACGCCCTGACCCTGGAGCCGGTCAATCCGCCGGTACTGGTCACCCAGATTCAGCTGGCGCCCGGCGAATGGCTGTATATCGCCTCGCTGTTGCCCGAGCCCTACACCAGCCTTGAAGAGCCGGTGCTGCCGACCCAGCAGCTGTGGTTCATCCTGCTGAGCAGCGGTTTTCTGCTGCTGTTCATCGGCATTCTGGTGCGCTGGCAGAGCCGGCCGCTCAAGCGTCTGGCCCGCGCCGCCCGGCACCTGTCGCTGGGCGCCGATATCCAGCCGGTGGAGGAGGCCGGTGGGCGCGAAGTGGTCGAGGTGGCGCGCGCCTTCAACGCCATGCGCGAGCGCATCAGCCGTTACCTGACCGAGCGCGCCCAGCTGTTCAGCGCCATTTCCCATGACCTGCGCACGCCGATCACCCGCCTGCGCCTGCGCGTCGAGCTGCTCGACGACGAAACCCTGCAGACCAAGTTCGGCCGCGATCTCGACGAGCTGGAGCTGCTGGTCAAGGGCGCGCTGCAGTGCGTCAAGGACACCGACATCCACGAGAACATCGAATCGGTGGACCTCAACCAGCTGCTGCATTGCCTGGTCGAGCCTTACCTGGCGCCGACCGGCAATGGCCGGGTAACCCTGCATGGCGAGGCGGGCGCGGCCTATCTTGGCAAGCCCCTGGCGCTGCGCCGCTGCATCGGCAACCTGATCGACAATGCCCTGAAGTACGGTCACCGCGCCCATCTGCATGTCGAGGATGACGACGAGGCCTATGTACTGCACGTCGATGACGAAGGGCCGGGCGTGCCCGAGCAGCGCCTGGAGCAGGTGTTCGAGCCGCACTTTCGCCTGGCCGGGCAGCAGCAGGGTTATGGTCTGGGACTCGGCATCGCACGGAACATCGCCCACAGCCATGGTGGCGAGGTGAGCCTGCAAAACCTGCGTGAAGGCGGCCTGCGGGTGACCCTGCGCCTGCCGCGGATGCCCGATTGA
- a CDS encoding ABC transporter substrate-binding protein — protein sequence MNAITRLATAVSLASLFPLTALAADSKGTVEVVHWWTSGGEAAAVKVLRELVEKDGYTWKDSAVAGGAGSAAMTVLKTRVVSGNPPGAAQIKGPDLQEWGALDLLAPLDDVAKANNWDGLLSKTVANTMKYDGHYVAVPVNIHRVNWLWINPAVFKKAGIDKAPTTLDELYAAGDKLKAAGFTPLAHGGQPWQDSTVFEGLVLGIMGAEGYHKAFVENDEATLTSPKMTEVFTALKKLSTYMDDNRAGRDWNLATAEVIDGKAGMQIMGDWAKSEWTAAGKVAGKDYQCVPMPGTAGSYTYNIDSMAMFKLKNEGDIAAQHDLARIALEPEFQYVFNQNKGSIPVRSDLDMSKFDSCAQASMKDFQAADKAGKLEPSMAHSMATNLAVQGAIFDVVTNFMADKNADPSKAGAQMAAAIKSAQ from the coding sequence ATGAACGCGATCACCCGTCTCGCTACTGCCGTTTCTCTCGCTTCCCTGTTCCCCCTCACCGCGCTGGCGGCCGACTCCAAAGGTACGGTCGAGGTCGTGCATTGGTGGACGTCCGGTGGCGAAGCGGCAGCCGTCAAGGTCCTGCGTGAGCTGGTCGAGAAGGACGGCTACACCTGGAAGGACAGCGCCGTAGCCGGTGGCGCCGGCTCGGCCGCCATGACCGTACTCAAGACCCGCGTGGTCTCCGGCAACCCACCGGGCGCCGCGCAGATCAAGGGCCCGGACCTGCAGGAGTGGGGCGCGCTGGATCTGCTCGCGCCGCTGGACGACGTGGCCAAGGCCAACAACTGGGATGGCCTGCTGTCGAAAACCGTCGCCAACACCATGAAGTACGACGGCCACTACGTCGCCGTGCCGGTGAACATCCACCGCGTCAACTGGCTGTGGATCAACCCGGCGGTGTTCAAGAAGGCCGGAATCGACAAAGCGCCGACCACCCTGGACGAACTCTACGCTGCCGGCGACAAGCTCAAGGCTGCCGGCTTCACGCCGCTCGCCCACGGTGGTCAGCCGTGGCAGGACAGCACCGTGTTCGAAGGCCTGGTGCTCGGCATCATGGGCGCCGAGGGCTACCACAAGGCGTTCGTCGAGAACGACGAGGCGACCCTGACCAGCCCGAAGATGACCGAAGTGTTCACCGCGCTGAAAAAGCTCTCCACCTACATGGACGACAACCGCGCCGGCCGCGACTGGAACCTGGCCACCGCCGAAGTCATCGACGGCAAGGCCGGCATGCAGATCATGGGCGACTGGGCCAAGAGCGAATGGACCGCCGCCGGCAAGGTCGCGGGCAAGGACTATCAGTGCGTGCCGATGCCGGGCACCGCCGGCAGCTACACCTACAACATCGACTCCATGGCCATGTTCAAGCTCAAGAACGAGGGCGACATCGCCGCTCAGCACGACCTGGCGCGCATCGCTCTGGAGCCCGAGTTCCAGTACGTGTTCAACCAGAACAAGGGCTCGATCCCGGTGCGCTCGGACCTGGACATGAGCAAGTTCGACAGCTGCGCTCAGGCCTCCATGAAGGATTTTCAGGCGGCCGACAAGGCCGGCAAGCTGGAGCCGAGCATGGCCCACAGCATGGCTACCAACCTGGCGGTGCAGGGCGCGATCTTCGATGTGGTCACCAACTTCATGGCCGACAAGAACGCCGACCCGAGCAAGGCCGGCGCGCAAATGGCCGCGGCGATCAAATCCGCTCAGTAA
- the gap gene encoding type I glyceraldehyde-3-phosphate dehydrogenase encodes MTLRIAINGFGRIGRNVLRALYTQNYREKLQVVAINDLGDSAINAHLLKYDSVHGIFDASVEVDGQNLLVNGDRIAVSAIRNPAELPWKDLDVDVVFECTGLFTDRDKAAAHLSAGARKVIISAPAKGADATIVYGVNEGSLRADQPIISNASCTTNCLAPVAQVLQRELGIESGLMTTIHAYTNDQNLSDVYHSDLFRARSATQSMIPTKTGAAEAVGLVLPELAGRLTGMAVRVPVINVSLVDLTIQVQRDTSAEEINALMKAAAEKSPVLGYNTLPLVSCDFNHNPLSSIFDANHTKVNGRLVKVLAWYDNEWGFSNRMLDTCLAANAAK; translated from the coding sequence ATGACATTGCGAATTGCCATCAATGGTTTCGGTCGTATCGGCCGTAACGTGCTCCGGGCACTCTATACCCAGAACTATCGCGAAAAGCTGCAAGTCGTCGCCATCAATGACCTGGGCGACAGCGCCATCAACGCTCATCTGCTCAAGTACGACAGCGTACACGGCATTTTCGACGCGTCCGTCGAAGTCGATGGACAAAACCTGCTCGTCAATGGTGACCGCATCGCCGTCAGCGCGATCCGTAATCCTGCCGAGCTGCCCTGGAAGGATCTGGACGTCGACGTGGTGTTCGAATGCACCGGCCTTTTCACCGATCGCGACAAGGCAGCCGCCCACCTGAGCGCCGGCGCCCGCAAGGTGATCATCTCCGCGCCAGCCAAGGGCGCCGATGCGACCATCGTCTACGGCGTCAACGAAGGCAGCCTGCGCGCCGACCAGCCGATCATCTCCAATGCCTCCTGCACCACCAACTGCCTGGCGCCGGTCGCCCAGGTGCTGCAGCGCGAGCTGGGCATCGAAAGTGGGCTGATGACGACCATCCACGCCTACACCAACGACCAGAACCTCTCCGACGTGTATCACAGCGACCTGTTCCGGGCGCGCTCGGCCACCCAATCGATGATCCCCACCAAGACCGGCGCTGCCGAAGCGGTGGGCCTGGTGCTGCCGGAACTGGCCGGGCGCCTGACCGGCATGGCGGTGCGCGTGCCGGTGATCAACGTGTCGCTGGTCGACCTGACCATTCAGGTGCAACGCGACACCAGCGCCGAGGAAATCAACGCACTGATGAAGGCTGCTGCCGAGAAATCCCCTGTACTGGGTTACAACACCCTGCCGCTGGTGTCGTGCGACTTCAACCACAATCCGCTGTCGTCGATCTTCGACGCTAACCACACCAAGGTGAATGGCCGCCTGGTGAAAGTGCTGGCCTGGTACGACAACGAATGGGGCTTCTCCAACCGCATGCTCGACACCTGCCTGGCAGCTAACGCCGCCAAATGA
- a CDS encoding carbohydrate ABC transporter permease, which translates to MTKAFSPSRLAIHATLLFAAALYLVPLVVMLLTSFKTPEDVRAGNLLSLPDAFTLIGWVKAWDVVGGHFWNSAKMAIPAVLISTAIGALNGYVLSMWRFRGSQLFFGLLLFGCFLPFQTILLPASFTLGKFGLANTTVGLVLVHVVYGIAFTTLFFRNFYVSVPDALVKAARLDGAGFFTIFGRILLPMSVPIIMVCLIWQFTQIWNDFLFGVVFASGDAQPITVALNNLVNTSTGAKEYNVDMAAAMIAGLPTLLVYILAGKYFLRGLTAGAVKG; encoded by the coding sequence ATGACTAAAGCCTTCAGTCCAAGCCGCCTGGCGATTCACGCCACCCTGTTGTTCGCCGCCGCGCTGTACCTGGTGCCGCTGGTGGTGATGCTGCTGACCAGCTTCAAGACTCCCGAGGACGTGCGCGCCGGCAACCTGCTGTCGCTGCCCGACGCCTTCACCCTGATCGGCTGGGTCAAGGCCTGGGATGTGGTCGGCGGGCATTTCTGGAACTCGGCGAAGATGGCCATTCCGGCGGTGCTGATCTCCACGGCCATCGGCGCGCTCAATGGCTACGTGCTGTCGATGTGGCGCTTCCGCGGCTCGCAGCTGTTCTTCGGCCTGCTGCTGTTCGGCTGCTTCCTGCCGTTCCAGACCATCCTGCTGCCGGCCTCGTTCACCCTCGGCAAGTTCGGCCTGGCCAACACCACCGTCGGCCTGGTGCTGGTGCATGTGGTCTATGGCATCGCCTTCACCACGCTGTTCTTCCGCAACTTCTACGTCAGCGTGCCGGATGCTCTGGTCAAGGCCGCGCGCCTGGATGGCGCGGGGTTCTTCACCATCTTCGGGCGCATCCTGCTGCCGATGTCGGTGCCGATCATCATGGTCTGTCTGATCTGGCAGTTCACCCAGATCTGGAACGATTTCCTGTTCGGCGTGGTGTTCGCCAGTGGCGACGCCCAGCCGATCACCGTGGCCCTCAACAACCTGGTCAACACCAGCACCGGGGCCAAGGAATACAACGTGGACATGGCTGCGGCGATGATCGCCGGGCTGCCGACCCTGCTGGTGTACATCCTGGCGGGCAAGTATTTCCTGCGCGGCCTTACGGCTGGCGCGGTAAAGGGCTGA
- a CDS encoding glucokinase, translated as MSLALVGDIGGTNARFALWRDGGLHGVRVSATADHATVEQAIVAYLAAEGLALGEVQTICLACAGPVEIDPFRFTNNAWRIDRQAFCAELQVRELLLLNDFSAMALGMTCLQEDEYVTVCPGEAQPGRPAVVIGAGTGLGVGTLLSLPDGSWHALPGEGGHVDLPVGSNREALIWQALHRQLGHVSAEAGALSGNGLLALYRATCAVDGQQASLQSAAQVTRAALEGEPLAVGVLEQFCCLLGRVAGNNVLTVGGRGGVYIAGGMVPRFADFFLASGFSRSLRDKGCMSDYFDGLPVWLVTAPYPGLVGAGVAVEQHLQRN; from the coding sequence ATGAGCCTGGCGCTGGTGGGCGACATCGGCGGCACCAATGCGCGTTTCGCCCTGTGGCGTGACGGCGGCCTGCATGGCGTGCGGGTATCGGCGACTGCCGATCACGCCACCGTCGAACAGGCCATCGTCGCCTACCTGGCCGCGGAAGGTCTGGCGCTCGGCGAAGTGCAAACCATCTGCCTGGCCTGCGCCGGGCCGGTGGAGATCGACCCGTTTCGTTTCACCAACAACGCCTGGCGCATCGACCGCCAGGCGTTCTGCGCCGAGCTGCAGGTGCGCGAGCTGCTGCTGCTCAACGATTTTTCCGCCATGGCCCTGGGCATGACCTGCCTGCAGGAAGACGAGTACGTCACCGTCTGCCCGGGCGAGGCGCAACCAGGTCGCCCGGCCGTGGTGATCGGTGCCGGCACCGGCCTGGGCGTCGGCACCTTGCTGAGCCTGCCCGATGGCAGCTGGCACGCCTTGCCGGGCGAGGGTGGTCACGTCGACCTGCCGGTGGGCAGTAACCGCGAGGCGTTGATCTGGCAGGCGCTGCACCGCCAGCTCGGCCACGTCAGCGCCGAGGCTGGTGCGCTCAGCGGCAATGGCCTGCTGGCCTTGTATCGCGCGACCTGTGCAGTGGATGGTCAGCAGGCTTCGCTGCAAAGCGCCGCTCAGGTAACCCGCGCGGCGCTGGAAGGCGAGCCGCTGGCGGTTGGCGTGCTGGAACAGTTCTGCTGCCTGCTGGGCCGCGTCGCCGGCAATAACGTGCTGACCGTCGGCGGCCGCGGCGGCGTGTATATCGCCGGCGGTATGGTGCCGCGCTTCGCCGATTTCTTCCTGGCCAGCGGTTTCTCCCGTAGCCTGCGCGACAAGGGCTGCATGAGCGATTACTTCGACGGCCTGCCGGTTTGGCTGGTGACCGCGCCTTACCCGGGGCTGGTCGGCGCGGGCGTGGCGGTGGAGCAGCACCTGCAGAGGAACTAG
- a CDS encoding carbohydrate ABC transporter permease — MSVTTVIGKASPFDALQRWLPKLVLAPTMLVVLVGFYGYILWTAVLSFTNSSFMPSYKWVGLQQYMRLMDNDRWWVASKNLMVFGGLFIGISLVIGVLLAVLLDQRIRREGVIRTIYLYPMALSMIVTGTAWKWLLNPGLGLDKLLRDWGWEGFRLDWLVDPDRVVYCLVIAAVWQASGFVMALFLAGLRGVDQSIIRAAQVDGASLPTIYLRIVLPSLRPVFFSAVMILAHIAIKSFDLVAAMTAGGPGYASDLPAMFMYNFTFSRGQMGIGSASAMLMLGAILAILVPYLYSELRGKRHD, encoded by the coding sequence ATGAGTGTCACGACGGTAATCGGCAAGGCTTCACCCTTCGATGCGCTGCAGCGCTGGCTGCCCAAGCTGGTGCTGGCGCCCACCATGCTGGTGGTGCTGGTGGGGTTCTACGGCTACATCCTGTGGACGGCGGTGTTGTCGTTCACCAACTCAAGCTTCATGCCCAGCTACAAGTGGGTGGGCCTGCAGCAATACATGCGGCTGATGGACAACGACCGCTGGTGGGTCGCCAGCAAGAACCTGATGGTCTTCGGCGGCCTGTTCATCGGCATCAGCTTGGTCATCGGCGTGCTGTTGGCGGTGCTGCTCGATCAGCGCATCCGTCGCGAAGGCGTGATCCGCACCATCTACCTGTACCCCATGGCGCTGTCGATGATCGTCACCGGCACCGCCTGGAAATGGCTGCTAAACCCCGGCCTGGGCCTGGACAAGCTGTTGCGTGACTGGGGCTGGGAAGGCTTTCGACTGGACTGGCTGGTCGACCCCGACCGGGTCGTCTACTGCCTGGTGATCGCCGCGGTGTGGCAGGCCTCGGGCTTCGTCATGGCGTTGTTCCTGGCCGGGTTGCGCGGCGTCGATCAGTCGATCATCCGCGCCGCCCAGGTCGATGGCGCGAGCTTGCCAACCATCTACCTGCGCATCGTGCTGCCGAGCCTGCGCCCGGTGTTCTTCAGCGCGGTGATGATCCTCGCCCACATTGCCATCAAGAGCTTCGACCTGGTGGCGGCGATGACTGCAGGCGGGCCCGGCTACGCCTCCGATCTGCCGGCGATGTTCATGTACAACTTCACCTTCAGCCGCGGCCAGATGGGCATCGGCTCGGCCAGTGCGATGCTGATGCTCGGCGCGATCCTGGCGATCCTGGTGCCGTACCTCTACTCGGAATTGCGAGGCAAGCGCCATGACTAA
- the folE gene encoding GTP cyclohydrolase I FolE encodes MDSSRNTLEQHYTAILGQLGEDVSREGLLDTPKRAAKAMQYLCNGYQKTLEEVTNGALFSSDASEMVVVKDIELYSLCEHHLLPFIGKAHVAYIPNGKVLGLSKVARIVDMYARRLQIQESLSRQIAEAVQQVTGALGVAVVIEAKHMCMMMRGVEKQNSSMVTSVMLGEFRENAATRSEFLSLVSG; translated from the coding sequence ATGGACTCTAGCCGCAACACCCTCGAACAGCACTACACCGCCATCCTCGGCCAACTCGGCGAAGACGTTTCCCGGGAAGGCCTGCTCGACACGCCCAAGCGCGCCGCCAAGGCCATGCAGTACCTGTGCAATGGCTATCAGAAAACGCTGGAAGAAGTCACCAACGGTGCGCTGTTCAGCTCCGACGCCAGCGAAATGGTGGTGGTCAAGGATATCGAGCTGTATTCGCTGTGCGAGCACCACCTGCTGCCCTTTATCGGCAAGGCCCACGTCGCCTACATTCCCAACGGCAAGGTGCTGGGCCTGTCCAAGGTGGCGCGCATCGTCGACATGTATGCCCGCCGCCTGCAGATCCAGGAAAGCCTGAGCCGGCAGATCGCCGAGGCCGTCCAGCAGGTCACCGGCGCCTTGGGCGTGGCGGTGGTCATCGAGGCCAAGCACATGTGCATGATGATGCGCGGCGTGGAGAAGCAGAACTCCTCCATGGTCACCTCGGTGATGCTCGGTGAATTCCGCGAAAATGCGGCGACCCGTAGCGAGTTTTTGAGTTTGGTTAGCGGCTGA
- a CDS encoding response regulator, which yields MSPTGKSILLVDDDQDIRELLQTYLGRAGLQVRTVADGAGFRETLCEGGADLVILDVMLPDEDGFSLCRWTREHQHFAQVPIIMLTASSDEADRVVGLELGADDYIGKPFSPRELLARIKALLRRVNFAQERDTDVLAFDDWRLDMVSHRLFHRDGEEVLLSGADFALLKLFLDHPQQILDRDTIGNATRGREMMPLERIVDMAVSRLRQRLRDTSKPPRLIRTVRGSGYQLAASVSAQAGNAR from the coding sequence GTGAGCCCAACCGGAAAATCGATCCTGCTGGTCGATGACGACCAGGATATTCGTGAACTGCTGCAAACCTACCTCGGCCGCGCCGGCCTGCAGGTACGCACCGTGGCCGACGGTGCGGGGTTTCGTGAGACCTTGTGCGAGGGTGGCGCCGACCTGGTCATCCTCGACGTGATGCTGCCCGACGAGGACGGCTTCAGCCTGTGCCGCTGGACCCGCGAGCACCAGCACTTCGCCCAGGTGCCGATCATCATGCTGACCGCCAGCTCCGACGAGGCCGACCGCGTCGTCGGCCTGGAACTGGGCGCCGACGATTACATCGGCAAACCCTTCAGCCCCCGTGAACTACTGGCGCGCATCAAGGCACTGCTGCGTCGGGTGAATTTCGCCCAGGAGCGTGACACCGATGTGCTGGCTTTCGATGACTGGCGCCTGGATATGGTCAGCCACCGGCTGTTTCACCGTGACGGTGAGGAGGTGCTCTTGTCCGGCGCCGACTTTGCGTTGCTCAAGCTGTTTCTCGATCACCCGCAGCAGATTCTCGACCGCGACACCATCGGCAACGCCACCCGTGGCCGCGAGATGATGCCCCTCGAGCGCATCGTCGACATGGCAGTGAGCCGCCTGCGCCAGCGCCTGCGCGATACCAGCAAGCCGCCGCGACTGATCCGCACCGTGCGCGGTAGCGGTTACCAACTGGCCGCCAGCGTCAGCGCCCAGGCCGGCAATGCGCGCTGA